One Drechmeria coniospora strain ARSEF 6962 chromosome 01, whole genome shotgun sequence genomic region harbors:
- a CDS encoding 40S ribosomal protein S19 yields the protein MAHGITVRDVDAQKFINAYSAFLKRQGKLPIPGWVDTVKTGPAKELPPQDIDWFYVRAASVARHVYLRKTVGVGRLRKVHGSAKNRGSRPSKHVDASGSVDRKIMQALEKIGVLEQDEDKGGRRITQAGQRDLDRIAQTTAEAEEEDEDDE from the exons ATGGCCCACGGAATCACGGTGCGCGACGTTGAT GCGCAAAAATTCATCAATGCCTACTCGGCATTCCTGAAGCGTCAGGGCAAGCTGCCCATCCCTG GTTGGGTCGACACCGTCAAGACCGGCCCTGCCAAGGAGCTGCCCCCCCAGGACATCGACTGGTTCTACGTccgcgccgcctcggtcgcTCGCCACGTCTACCTCCGCAAGACGGTTGGCGTTGGTCGCCTCCGCAAGGTCCACGGCTCCGCCAAGAACCGCGGCAGCCGACCCTCCAAGCACGTCGACGCCTCCGGCTCCGTCGACCGCAAGATCATGCAGGCCCTCGAGAAGATTGGCGTCCTtgagcaggacgaggacaagggTGGCCGCCGCATCACCCAGGCTGGCCAGCGTGATCTGGACCGTATCGCCCAGaccacggccgaggccgaggaggaggacgaggatgacgagtaG
- a CDS encoding membrane zinc transporter, whose protein sequence is MEAAAASCDGEAVDSGRRGLRIAAIFIIMIASLLGAFLPILLNRQTKMHVPKFTFFVCKYFGTGVIIATAWMHLLAPAIEQLGDPCVQQRWLGSYPWALCISLMTVMVMFFIELLASHYSHDVDHAHGAGSDSDADPKDEALAARRAGRRADGAAGPRGPAAGRALAEPCPHVDVETGTALPGRPDDVSYPPGGEDHLAHIREHEDGDTAGVAGQLTAIFILEFGVVFHSVFIGLTLGTTDGAGLVTLLVVLVFHQMFEGLGLGSRLALAPWPKRKRWLPYLLAMAFALSTPVGVAVGIGAQPSNAPTQKLVNGLFDSISAGILMYTGLVELLAHEFMFNPHMRRSPLKIQLFAFACVAAGVALMALLAKWA, encoded by the coding sequence AtggaggccgccgccgccagttgcgatggcgaggccgtcgacagtGGTAGACGAGGCctccgcatcgccgccatcttcatcatcatgatcgcctccctcctcggcgccttcCTCCCCATCCTGCTCAACCGGCAGACCAAGATGCACGTGCCCAAGTTCACCTTTTTcgtctgcaagtactttggcaccggcgtcatcatcgccacgGCCTGGATGCACCTCCTCGCCCCCGCCATCGAGCAGCTCGGGGACCCCTGCGTGCAGCAACGCTGGCTCGGCAGCTACCCCTGGGCCCTGTGCATCAGCCTCATGACCGTCATGGTCATGTTCTTCATCGAGCTGCTGGCCTCGCACTACAGCCACGACGTCGACCACGcccacggcgccggctccgacTCGGACGCGGACCCAAAGGACGAGgctctcgccgcccgtcgagccggccgccgcgccgacggcgccgccggtccCCGCGGTCCCGCCGCCGgtcgcgccctcgccgagcctTGCCCCCACGTGGACGTCGAGACGGGCACCGCCCTGCCCGGACGCCCCGACGACGTCAGCTATCCgccgggcggcgaggatcaCCTCGCCCACATCcgcgagcacgaggacggcgacacggccggcgtcgccggccagcTGACGGCCATCTTCATCCTCGAGTTCGGCGTCGTCTTCCACAGCGTCTTCATCGGCCTCACCCTCGGCAccaccgacggcgccggcctcgtcaccctcctcgtcgtcctcgtcttccacCAGATGTtcgagggcctcggcctcggctcccgcctcgccctcgccccctGGCCCAAGCGCAAGCGGTGGCTGCCCTAcctcctcgccatggccTTTGCCCTCTCGacgcccgtcggcgtcgccgtcggcatcggcgcccaGCCTTCCAACGCGCCCACGCAGAAGCTCGTCAACGGCCTCTTCGACTCCATCAGCGCCGGCATCCTCATGTAcacgggcctcgtcgagctcctcgcccACGAGTTCATGTTCAACCCGCACATGCGCCGGTCGCCCCTGAAGATCCAGCTCTTTGCGTTTgcctgcgtcgccgccggcgtcgccctcATGGCGCTCCTGGCCAAGTGGGCGTAG